The genomic interval TGAATGTTTTTGCTACACAtacattacttttaaatatgatttttttatccttgaaaaattatgtttagtttcttaactaaattataaaatatttagttcatGTATCATAAAACATCATTGGTGgaagttattatattttagtcaCCTCTGAACTTCCTTTGTCATGTGTGAAACCCTCCAAGTATAATTTAGTTGATTGAAAATAACTTTcttaaaaaatcaaacacaactTTTCATTATTACTAGTTTTAAATTCTTGTCTGCACAGAAGTTGATAGctaaaaatcaaacatattcaTATATTGTCCTTGGTTATCGTGACATTGCACATTAGTCCTCCACTGAATAACTTCATTCTCTTAGTCCTTTAGGTGGAGCCAACAGTGAATAATTCAACATTTTAGACTCTTCTTCACGAATGCTTCATGTTTAACGAGTATTAGGCATTCTAATTTTCCTACTCTTCCTCGTATCTACTAACTTTTTCTTGAGTTTAGCTAATAAACGTCCAGTATTATTAAAATGACTAATCATGGTTCATTCATATAATATAGTCTActgatatattttataactGAACTATTATTATTCTACAAACTTTATGTTTCTAGTTTTTTCGTTTCATATTTTACCATCAACTCTTTGTTGCTGTGTATCTTAATACTTCGTTAGATTTCTAAGAGAATCATAACatgtaaaaaatgtttaaaaactaaaactaaaacaatatcattttaTCACTATTCTTTTCATAGACTTTATCATGTTGACTTTACTTTGTTTTTCCTACTATGTTTTATTATATGTCCTTACTTAATTAGACTTTTAATAtgcgaaaattaaaaaaattgataataaaatttgtgGAAAAGAAAATCGTAAAGTAATGATAATTGAGTGATGAGGTATACCATTAAAACCTATGACGAtcctttttgtttgtatttatttatttatttaaaaaaggtttgtttaacaaaataaacaaatttgttttctaGATTATATGTTtcgaaaattttcaaaataagttttctaaaatttctttgaacagaattttagaataaaattttctaaacaaaTGATTTGCATTCTAAAATAAGATTGCTggaataaatttaacaaaatatatataatacttacTAAACAAATTTTCGGAATATGAAATACATTTTACAAAGTTTTTCGAAATAAgctttctttccttcttctttttcagacttttttcttcttcctctaaaacgttctccttttttcttcttccatgatCACTCTTGTCAATAGAGTGGGTACTCTGTACAacaacaagagagaaaaatgaaaatcagagaaaaagtattttataaattgttatcaGTTGTATGAATGATTCGGCTCTTATTATCACTTATAGACTGAACGAACAtagttattagaaaaaaaaatgcattaactaaattataaaacttaagGTGGAGACTAAACCATAAAAAGTAAGTAATCACCAACATCACCAGGAAGATGATTGTGAAGTATGCACGTTTTAACATAGAGGTGTTGGCTTAACTATTTAATATTCAGACCGCTTCTCTGTTTTTGAATAATGTGTTGTATTGTGTTGGGTATAAACAAAGTTACACATTAGGAAAAATAANAGATGtatatgagtttatatacacataaaatacttttattgatAAGAAGTTTTTGGAGTGATGCCAAAAGCAAATCTGTGAGGAGTACTAATTCATTCTTTGTATCTGTGTTTTTAAATAGTCATTTTTTACTAATGCTTAAAGATGGAGAATTCGTTGATTTAAGATGGCATTTAGGGAAGCAGTTTGGTATCTAACGANGATAGTTTCTTCacgtaattaaaaaaaatgatgaactCCTTGACACAGCTTCATAAGAaacgtaaaaaaattatatgaNGTACCTAAATCTTCCATTAAAAATTGTGTTAGaattaaagaataaagaaagcNAAAAACTATGAATTCTCTACACAACATCTAATGTTTTcctttaaaatcttaattaaatattatttaagtgttTCCTTTTCTAAATNtttttaatagttttgatagaatatcgtaatttctttaaaaatcttacttaaacaacataaatattttaatatttaaagtttttctttgaaattgaaAGTCAACAATTGCAACTCTTAAAGTgtctttctaaaaatttaacCCATGCATACCAAGATGTGTTCAggaggaaaaatataaaacataaatggaATTTAGTAAAGTGATATTGGGTGAGTCATAACGCCTTCGACACtacatataaaacatattaatcttTAACATTATTGCGTTACCTTTAAAGAATTGATTCAATTCCTTCGATGGAGTTcgcatcttcttctttatcatcttcatcttcatccttcTTAACATCAGAACCCCATTTCATACACGATGTGTTCATAAACTTTGGTGGAGAAGACATCGGTAGAAGGTTTGTGTCTCATCTCCACTCTGTCCTTTTACAAAATCAAGTCAAAACTTTTATTAGCCAGCAGAATCTGCATGAGGGAATGGAGCTGGAAGAGCAGATGCGAGGAATAGGAGGTACTAAGATTACAATAATTGTTTTCTCCAAATCATACGCTGAATCTGCTTGCTGTCTTCTTGAGCTTGAAAAAATCATTGAATGCCCCCAAACTTTTGGCCAAATTGTTTTGCCCGTATTTTACGAAATTGACCCATTGGATGTACGTCATCAAAACGATGATTTTCGGAAAGCATTGGAAGAAACTGCAGGCAGAAGNTATGCGTTGTACAAGTGGAACCGTGCACTCAACACAGCTGCGAGTATGACTGGTTGGGATGTCAGAAATTTCAGGTAAACAAATAAATCCTTCCTACTTTCTTTGGTTTGAGAGTGATTTAAGCATATGCATGTTAaggttgtgttttaattttggtaACACATTATCATCTTGAAGACACGATGCTGAACTTGTAGACGTAATTGTTAACCGCGTTAACACATTACTGGACTATAAAGACTTATTTATTACCGAATATCCTGTTGGATTAGAGTCCCGCGTGGAAGACGtgattaaatgtattaaaaatcaAACTACCAAAGTGTGTATGATAGAAATATGTGGAAGGGAAGGATCAGGTAAAACAACTTTAGCCAAAGCCATCTACAATCGAATTTATCGTGAATTCATTGGTAAGAGTTTTATTCAGAATATTCGCTATGAAGGGTATGTTGCTTTGCAAGAAAATCTTCTTTCTGATGTCCTAATATCCAAGCCGGGGGTGAAAAGCGTTGGGATGGGAAGAACTATGGTCGAGAATGGCTTTTCTCGAGAAAAGTTGCTCATTGTACTGGATGATGTGAATGACTTTGACCAATTAAGAAACCTATGCGGGAGTCGTGAATGGTTCGGTCAAGGAACTGTCATAATCGTTACTAGTAGAGATTTTCACTTGCTGAACCAATTCAGAgataattatgtttataaaatgGATATTTTGAACGAAAATGAGTCACTTAAGCTTTTTAGTTGGCATGCATTTAGAGATGCAATACCAGAAAAAGAATGGTATGAACTCGCAAGAAACGTCGTTGTTTATTGTGGAGGACTACCGCTAGCTCTTGAGTTCCTTGGTTCCTATTTATGTGATAGGACAATTGAAGTGTGGGAAAGTGTATTATTGAAACTACAAAGAATTCCCCCGAATGAACTTCTAAGcgtattaaaaataagttttgaagATTTACGTGACACGGAAAAGGATATATTTCTGGATGTATGTTGTTTCTTTATTGGCAAAGAAAGAGAGTATGTGACAGAGATATTAAATGGGTGTGGACTACATGCTGATATTGGAATAACACTTCTCATAGAACGTGGCCTCATAAAAGTTGAAAGCAACAACAAACTTCAAATGCATCCTTTGCTACAAGAGATGGGAAGAGAAATTATTCGTCAAGAATGCCCAGAGAAACCGGGGAAAAGGAGTCGATTGTGGTTTCCGGATGATGTAGAAGATGTACTGAATAAGAATACTGTAAGAACATTCTTTACATGATTATGAAACTTTGTTTGAcagtgttttctttttaagtgtAATCCGTGTGTTGTTAACTTGTTAAACTCAACATTAAGtctcaataatcaataattactCAGGGATTTCTaaattgcttttctttgctATACTCATCACAGGGGACAAAAGCTATATTGTCCCTGAAACTTCATTCCAGCATTGGAGATTGGTTTGAAGCTCATGCTTTCAAGGAAATGAAGAGACTAAGACTGCTACAACTTGATAATGTAAAACTTAGTGGAAATTATGGGCACATTTCTAAACAactgagatggatttgttggcGAGGGTTTCCTTATAGATACATTCCAAACAACtttaatttggaaaatgtaATTGCAATGGATTTAAAGCATAGTCATCTTCAACTCATTTGGAAACAACCACTCTGGAAAAAACCCCAGGTATTCTTTAcgcccttttcttttattggttCCAGTTCTAACTATTGCATTCTTTTTACATTTACTTCCCTAATCTTCTGTAAAGTATGTTTGTAGGTTTTAGAGCGGTTAAAATTCCTTAATCTTAGTCACTCCAAATACTTGAAAGAAACACCAGACTTTCGGGGATTACCAAGTCTTGAACAGCTCATTTTAAAAGATTGTCCAAGTTTGCTCAAGGTACACCAATCCATTGCTGATCTCTCCAATATAGTAGTGATAAATCTGAAGGATTGCACAAGTCTAAGCTATCTCCCAATAGAGATATATAAGTTGAGATCTTTAAAAACTCTCATCCTATCTGGTTGTTCGAAGCTTGACTCATTGGAAAATCCTTTGAAACTATAATTGCTGAGAATAGAACACCGAAACAAACGTCCTTTTACATTATGTAAGCTCAAAATTTATCAGATATAAATCCCAACGTTGAATTTGAAGGATTATTGGTAAATATTTGCTTTTATACTCCACTTGTCatctttatttactttatttttttgttttagttgttgAATAAAGTTTTTTAGTCAAAATAAATGTTCCTAAACTTTGGCAGAATAATAACAGTGAATTAGTTTGCGAGAATCTCAATTAGCTCTTTTGGTTACGGTAAGTATTATAAGTAATGGACCGGTTTattgaaaaaaaggaagatgttttttaacaatttttttataatattttaaaactgtgtatatatgtaatgatttgtgattaatttgttttaaatatgtttttaataataaattcaaataaattaataaaataatgaaatagaaTAATGATATGTGACTATTGTAAAAGAATTATTACGAAAAAGTTCCTTCTAATAATGATCACTTTTATTTCAACATGTATATTCTAtctcattcaaaattttatttcctctgttttgttttgctatctaatattattatgtaacaGAGCAATTGGTATCATAAGAACTGAACGTTATTCAGAATGAGATGAaccaatataattaattactgtTGAATGATTGAACTTTTTTGCTACACGTACATTactttcaaatatgtttttttttaaccatgaaaaattatgtttagtgtcttaactaaattataaaatatttagttcatGTATCATAAAACAACATTGGTAACATTGGTGGAAGTTATATTTTAGTCGTCGTCAAGGACTTGTGCATTGTTTCGTCGTCGTCAAGGACTCAAATTGATTGGGCTTGGCAATGACGTAATCCATACATGAAACCGTGAGAGAAACACCGCACTACAACCACCGTTCAACATCAAATCTCTATGAGCCACCCGACCACCATTTGCAGCAAGCACCTGAATATGAACCTAACAATTGCGAAAGCATATGCAAGCTTTACCATGACGCCAGTTCACACATAATAGAATGTCGTTGAAGTAGCATCGATGTTCACCATCAAACTTCCATTACAGCACCATAAAGATGCAAATCGCGAGCCACGTATAATCATCGCAAATAAGACAAACTTGATCTTCCCTTTCCTTTAATAacttttgatttttcatttttaattagtttttatttgaagttttatcattttagttttgGAATGAAGATGGACTCTCTCCTTTGAGGTGTGGTGCCTCTACGAAGGAGGTTAAGAAGGATACAGAAAAGGAAGAAGGTGAATCGGTTTGCAACATATATTGACGAATTATTCCTTTGGTAATTAACGATGGATTTTTCCTTTGGTAATTACTAATGGATATAAATTTCCATTGGTAAATATTACCAACTGCATATTTACCGATGAATTTTGGCCCGTCGAAAAATGTATTTGAAAATATCGTGACTgacatatttttaacattttcaatGTTATAATGATTATCATAGCCTGTAAAGAGGTAagcaaaagaatgaaaagggGATTAAGAAATTGAGTAACTTGTTGCATATACATTATCTGATATCCTTTCTTTTTAGTGAGTCTTGCTTGTCTTGAAAAACCAAATTCACTTGACAACCTAACTACTTTACAAGCCATAAAAACTCCTTAATGATACTTGCTTCATTTGAAGACATAGTGTTTTCTATCTTCTTCTGGTCAGACTCTTTCATAGCTCGATACAACACGTACAAAGTTGTTTTTTCCTTCACTTGTGTTTTTCTCAACACACTGTTGTAGGTAAAGGCTTCGACACCGATTATTTTGGAGATTATACTTTGGTTCTTTAACCAAAGCATATTCAGAGAAGGTAAAAAATGTAGAATTTTAGGCTTCGGGTCATAACTGAAGCATATCCTTTACTTTATGCTTTAGTTTCTTGAACTGAAGCCTATTCcctatattttttcaaaaaaatatggCTTCATTTTCTTCTATCCTCACCTTCTTAGTATTTTTCACCTAAAACCACCGTAGAGCCATTATGCTCCCCACCAACAAATAAAGTCACCACCACCTTTCTCACCCCTCACGTTAAAAATACCTACATTAGGAAGAAAGaattatgaaatagaaaaaaacaagACGAGAGAATGAACTTTTAGTTTCTTTCAAAATAGGAAGGAAAGGGGGGCTCGTGGCGATTTGGTGACATACGTCGCGTTGGCTACGAGGAATGGAAGGGAGGAGAGTAGTACTGAAAGTGGCGACATGGAGGAATGATGTAGCGTGAAGGAAAAGGGCATAATGGCTCTGCAATTGAGGAGTAGTGCAGtgatgcaaatgcaaaagctatGATGGGAATGTAATTTAACCCTATTAGACGAATAGGTTTCGATTATTTAAAGAACTAAAGCTTATAATTATGCAAATACTTTTAAAAGTGTCACTAGtggaatttttgaaaatatttatggaaTTATAGCCTTTAGCTCTTTAAAAAACTAAGGCCTAGAGTTTTGGAAGTATTTTCAAAAATGTTGTaggtggcatttttgaaaatatttacataacTATTTTAGAATTGAAGCCTATATCAGTATAGGCTTCGGCTATTTTAGAATCGAAGTCTATATATAATTGtgcaaaaattttcaaaaaagcCATTGCATTTTGAAAGGTAtaatttttcttgaaatcaaAACATATTAGGCGATTTCAAAAGTGTTTTTTGTATTAGTGACGCAACAACCTGAGAACTGTCTGTTCTGCAATGTCTGCTAGCTTTCAACTACATCCCACAGTCCAAGAACAACCTTCATCTACAGTCTCCAATTATCATACTTGACTTTCTTTGTCAACTAAGGCATGGATACATTGTTTGCAAGGGTGACCAtctcactctttcttcctcAAACACTCAATCTTTCTTTAGCACTTTTTCCACTTAAAAACTAAGGCTTTCTAGCTTAAACcttaaattcatcaataatttaaaattcttatcaCAAGTGCAAAAAGGGCTTTGGATGTCAGTTATTTTGGCCTTTTAACATCACCTCCCAAACCAACGTCTTTATGGGTGACGTCAATAGGACGTCGGATATCTGCAGGTGCAACATCGTTATCGACGTCGGTTTAGTGACAAGtgcgacgtctataaagacgtcagacattgcattaaccgacgtctaagggcactatagacgtcgattaattGACATGtgcgacgtctataaagacgtcaaacattgcactaaccgacgtctaagggcactatagacgtcgatcaATAATgcattaaccgatgtctatgaagtgttcgttgtgttttggtgcagttttcctcgtgtctttgggtagcgtagtagcacctccttcctatGCTAGTttcttcatataaaaaattgcgtcttttgcatctcttatggcatttcaacccaaagacgaacctgggtcgttgcTTGGGTTCAttccgaccgccaatgaaaaagaatacggtgagaatacggtgtcattgtattatttttctttggcgGTTGGAATGACACtatgcaaggacccaggttcgacTTCAGGTTGGAAACttgcaaagggagaaggtgcactacgctacccaaagacacaagaaaaaccgtaccaaaacacaacaaaaactcattttaatcggttcaaatgaaagataatacatcaaatattACCTTAATtggagtaaaaacaactttaaatggttCGCAAGAGATCAAACGCACCTGGAAATGCAGTGCAACGGAGAGAAAAGGCAAAGGAAGACGATGAAATTGTTGGTTCGCACtgattatttaacaagaaattagaccTCAGTTGCCCAcaaacccgacgtctataatcgcatatacGTCGGGCGCCTCACTAATATGATGTccatttgattttaaaattaatatatgtgttatatatagacgtcgactTGGTGGGATGAGACGTCTAGTTGACGGaaacgaatgacttttcacatacctggtcAAATTATAGACATTAGTTACTAAGGCCACTAATGTCTATAATTGTATATGGACATCAGCGTGGCGAACTCCGATGTTTATAAGGCGaaaaagagtgactattcacctactTGACTGACATATAGGCATTAGTTAGAAGGCTCCCCGACATTTATCgtattttagacgtcggggctctcccaactgacgtctatatgtctgacaggtaggtgaatagccattagTTTCCGCCATATAAATGTCAGGGCCCTtccaaactgacgtctatatgtctgaacGAAATGAATTTTCacccacctgtcagacatatagacgtcagttgggaTATCCCCGACATCTAAGGGGTGacattaaacaacatttttgcactagtgtattaCCGATGAATTTTACATATGGAAAATTTTTTCGATAAtagaatttcatttcatttgttgATGGATATTTCAAAAGGTAAAATTTGTCTATAagtttaaatcttaaaattcgtaaataatttaaaattcctATTACCAATGAACTTTTTCATCAATAAGTCTGTGGATAAAAAGAGCGACAAATTTTTCACCCAAATATGTAACGTGTATGAAAAACTGAACCTAAAACGTTCACCATTTTTCTACAAGATATCACATGTGGAGGTGCAAAGATTAATTTTAGAGAGGTGCACAAAGTAAAATCCATAAGATaccatcttcatctttttcaatttaGAAACCATTAAGGGTTTCTTCTCCAATAAGTCCACATAAAAACCCTAGCCAACACTAGAGTTAGAAATCATGTGTTCTTATTTGGCTACAGCCTCGGTTGGCAAGCACATTAAAGATGCAAATCGCGAGCCATGTATAATCATCGCAGATCAGACGAAGTTGATCTTCCCTTTCCTTTGATACCttccaatttttcatttttgattatcttttatttgaggTTTTATCGTTTTAGTTTTGGAAGCTCTCTCCATTGAGGTGTGGTACCTTTGTGGAGGAGGTTAAGAAggatacagaaaaaaaaaatggaaagctaaaagaacaaagaagaaaaagagaaatgagGAAGCAGGTGAATCGGTTCGCATCATTTACTGacgaaatttttttctttagtaattACCGATGGACTTTTTCTTTGATAATTACCAATAGATATAGATTTCTGTTGGTAAATATTACCGACTGCATATTTacctataatttttaattttttctaaatctttttaataattttgatataatatcgtaatttttttaaaaaactttattcaaacaacataaatattttaatatttaaaatttttatttgaaatcgaAAGTGAATAGTTGCAACCATGGTTATCAAACTTGCGAGTTAACTCGTTAACTCGGATGAGTTTGCGTTTTTAGTCATGTTTGCCGAGTTAAATTGGTTGTAAACTCGGTTTCCAAGTAAACTCGTTAAACTCGTTAGTGAACTCAGTAAAATCGTATAAAATCGTAATTTTGTCGTGTTTTGGCAAGTTTAAAAGACTTAAAAAGGATTAAGAAGATTTCATTGAGATTAGTATTTAATGATCTGATTAGGGTCATCTTCTTCGTTGTGCTTCACTTCACCAATGTCTGCGTTCGTGGTCGCTGTTCGTGGTCTCGTCGTTGCGCTTTGGTGGCCTGGTTCATACTCACTGTCGTAGTCGTCGCTCGTCGTTCGACTCATTTACGATCGTTATTCGCCTTGCTCGTGGTCGCACCTTGTTCGCCTTCGTGATCATCGACGTTCTTATTGTCGTCATTCTTGTGTTCTTGTGTGGTGTCCCCTAGTGGTGATGATGAGTAAAATAATTTCCGTTTCAAAAGCTTCTAGAGTTGTGTTTTAAGAagtggtttctttttttaatattttaagttttcattCAAATGCCCATTCAAATGCTCGTGACTTGtaaaaaaattttcattaaaggTGATGTGACTATAACCTGCCACAATACAATAcacattaatttgattaaaaaagatGACGTGATGTCTTTGTActcttatcttattttatatatatatatatatatatatatatatatatatatatatatatatattttattcatattatataatagatatcttgattttataataaatattttgattaaagaaaTGAGAGGTTCCGTGatgtattgtttatttttattataatatacttttattaattatataaaagatgttttgattttataataaaaattttcactATAAATGTGtgcttttattataatataactaaagttttgattttataataaaaatt from Vigna radiata var. radiata cultivar VC1973A chromosome 9, Vradiata_ver6, whole genome shotgun sequence carries:
- the LOC106773706 gene encoding TMV resistance protein N-like isoform X2; its protein translation is MEFASSSLSSSSSSFLTSEPHFIHDVFINFGGEDIGRRFVSHLHSVLLQNQVKTFISQQNLHEGMELEEQMRGIGGTKITIIVFSKSYAESACCLLELEKIIECPQTFGQIVLPVFYEIDPLDVRHQNDDFRKALEETAGRXYALYKWNRALNTAASMTGWDVRNFRHDAELVDVIVNRVNTLLDYKDLFITEYPVGLESRVEDVIKCIKNQTTKVCMIEICGREGSGKTTLAKAIYNRIYREFIGKSFIQNIRYEGYVALQENLLSDVLISKPGVKSVGMGRTMVENGFSREKLLIVLDDVNDFDQLRNLCGSREWFGQGTVIIVTSRDFHLLNQFRDNYVYKMDILNENESLKLFSWHAFRDAIPEKEWYELARNVVVYCGGLPLALEFLGSYLCDRTIEVWESVLLKLQRIPPNELLSVLKISFEDLRDTEKDIFLDVCCFFIGKEREYVTEILNGCGLHADIGITLLIERGLIKVESNNKLQMHPLLQEMGREIIRQECPEKPGKRSRLWFPDDVEDVLNKNTGTKAILSLKLHSSIGDWFEAHAFKEMKRLRLLQLDNVKLSGNYGHISKQLRWICWRGFPYRYIPNNFNLENVIAMDLKHSHLQLIWKQPLWKKPQYVCRF
- the LOC106773706 gene encoding disease resistance protein TAO1-like isoform X1: MEFASSSLSSSSSSFLTSEPHFIHDVFINFGGEDIGRRFVSHLHSVLLQNQVKTFISQQNLHEGMELEEQMRGIGGTKITIIVFSKSYAESACCLLELEKIIECPQTFGQIVLPVFYEIDPLDVRHQNDDFRKALEETAGRXYALYKWNRALNTAASMTGWDVRNFRHDAELVDVIVNRVNTLLDYKDLFITEYPVGLESRVEDVIKCIKNQTTKVCMIEICGREGSGKTTLAKAIYNRIYREFIGKSFIQNIRYEGYVALQENLLSDVLISKPGVKSVGMGRTMVENGFSREKLLIVLDDVNDFDQLRNLCGSREWFGQGTVIIVTSRDFHLLNQFRDNYVYKMDILNENESLKLFSWHAFRDAIPEKEWYELARNVVVYCGGLPLALEFLGSYLCDRTIEVWESVLLKLQRIPPNELLSVLKISFEDLRDTEKDIFLDVCCFFIGKEREYVTEILNGCGLHADIGITLLIERGLIKVESNNKLQMHPLLQEMGREIIRQECPEKPGKRSRLWFPDDVEDVLNKNTGTKAILSLKLHSSIGDWFEAHAFKEMKRLRLLQLDNVKLSGNYGHISKQLRWICWRGFPYRYIPNNFNLENVIAMDLKHSHLQLIWKQPLWKKPQVLERLKFLNLSHSKYLKETPDFRGLPSLEQLILKDCPSLLKVHQSIADLSNIVVINLKDCTSLSYLPIEIYKLRSLKTLILSGCSKLDSLENPLKL